A genomic segment from Deinococcus sp. YIM 77859 encodes:
- a CDS encoding histidine triad nucleotide-binding protein, with product MTNTSPTPTLFTRIINRELPADVVYEDDRYIAIRDIAPKAPIHLLVIPKKVTTRIDEIKDAAEMGELWLTAVNVARQHANDYRLLVNCGPGGGQMVFHTHIHILAGWENGPESDTQ from the coding sequence ATGACGAACACGTCACCCACCCCGACCCTCTTTACGCGCATCATCAACCGCGAACTGCCCGCCGATGTGGTGTACGAGGATGACCGTTACATCGCCATCCGCGACATCGCGCCCAAAGCGCCCATTCACCTCCTCGTGATTCCCAAGAAGGTGACCACCCGGATAGACGAGATCAAAGATGCCGCCGAGATGGGCGAGCTATGGCTCACCGCCGTGAACGTCGCTCGGCAGCACGCCAACGACTACCGCCTGCTGGTGAACTGCGGGCCGGGCGGGGGGCAGATGGTCTTTCACACCCATATTCATATTCTGGCCGGCTGGGAGAACGGTCCCGAGAGCGACACGCAGTGA
- a CDS encoding SDR family oxidoreductase — MRLPQRLLLAAALGAFAARRALRSPYDLTGKSVLITGGSRGLGLALAHELTARGARVMLLARDSGELERAARNLRAEGATVHTVTADVTVPADLERAVEETARVYGGLDVVVHSAGLIQVGPLENMTEEDFREIMEVNAFAALRLTRVALPLLRARRGRILLITSVGGKVAVPHLAPYSVSKFAAVGLGQALRAELAREGIGVTTVCPSLMRTGSPRHAEVKGQQRKEYTLFATLDNLPVVSLEAAEAARRIVNALVRGDAEAMIGGPALLLRYAQALAPQLTADVMALTNRVLPGPTPSTQGVKGASAETPITLRNPLKRAAEAEWNER, encoded by the coding sequence ATGCGACTTCCTCAACGCCTGCTTCTTGCCGCCGCACTCGGGGCGTTCGCCGCCCGGCGCGCCCTCCGCTCCCCCTACGACCTGACGGGCAAGAGCGTGCTGATCACCGGCGGGTCACGCGGTCTGGGCCTGGCGCTCGCCCACGAGTTGACGGCGCGCGGCGCCCGCGTCATGCTGCTTGCCCGCGACAGCGGCGAACTGGAACGCGCCGCGAGGAACCTGCGCGCGGAGGGCGCGACCGTCCACACCGTGACGGCCGACGTGACCGTGCCCGCTGACCTCGAGCGGGCGGTGGAGGAGACGGCCCGCGTATACGGCGGCCTCGATGTGGTGGTACACAGCGCCGGCCTGATTCAGGTTGGACCGCTGGAAAACATGACGGAGGAGGATTTCCGCGAGATCATGGAGGTGAACGCCTTTGCGGCCCTGCGCCTCACCCGCGTTGCCCTGCCGCTGCTGCGCGCCCGCCGGGGCCGGATCCTCCTCATCACCTCCGTGGGGGGCAAGGTCGCCGTGCCGCACCTCGCACCCTACTCGGTGAGCAAGTTCGCCGCCGTTGGCCTCGGTCAGGCGCTGCGGGCCGAACTCGCCCGCGAGGGCATCGGCGTGACCACCGTCTGCCCTTCGCTGATGCGCACCGGAAGCCCTCGCCACGCCGAGGTAAAGGGCCAGCAGAGGAAGGAATACACCCTTTTTGCCACCCTGGATAACCTGCCCGTCGTGTCCCTGGAGGCCGCGGAGGCCGCCCGGCGGATCGTCAACGCCCTGGTGCGCGGGGACGCTGAGGCGATGATCGGGGGCCCGGCCCTGTTGCTGCGCTACGCGCAGGCCCTCGCCCCGCAGCTGACCGCCGACGTGATGGCCCTCACCAACCGCGTTTTGCCGGGCCCCACGCCCAGCACCCAGGGCGTGAAGGGGGCGAGCGCCGAGACGCCGATCACGCTGAGGAATCCTCTCAAGCGGGCGGCGGAGGCGGAGTGGAACGAGCGGTGA
- the sdaAB gene encoding L-serine ammonia-lyase, iron-sulfur-dependent subunit beta, whose amino-acid sequence MSLLDMIGPVMIGPSSSHTAGACRLGLVAHHLLGEAPRRAVIGLHASFAKTGKGHGTHLALVAGLLGFAPDDPRLPRAVEEAEAAGLTAEFRHVDLGDVHPNTAQIDLWGETQHVTVQGSSTGGGVIQVTQVQGLGVNFSGAAPTVLLRYTDAVGMIARIASTIAADGVNIASLTCTRETRGGQALVAIELDALLSREALAFFNHWPDTNWVRLLPKLMDG is encoded by the coding sequence ATGTCCCTGCTCGACATGATCGGTCCCGTGATGATCGGGCCGAGCAGCAGCCATACTGCGGGGGCCTGCCGTCTGGGGCTGGTCGCGCACCACCTCCTCGGTGAAGCTCCCCGCCGGGCCGTGATCGGGCTGCACGCCTCCTTTGCCAAGACGGGGAAGGGCCACGGCACCCATCTCGCGCTTGTCGCTGGCCTGCTCGGCTTCGCACCCGACGACCCCCGCCTCCCCCGCGCCGTTGAGGAGGCGGAGGCGGCGGGCCTCACGGCTGAGTTCCGCCACGTGGACCTGGGAGACGTTCATCCCAACACGGCCCAGATTGACCTCTGGGGCGAGACGCAGCACGTGACCGTGCAGGGAAGCTCCACCGGTGGCGGCGTGATTCAGGTGACGCAGGTGCAGGGCCTGGGCGTGAACTTCAGCGGCGCGGCCCCCACGGTCCTGCTGCGCTACACCGATGCGGTGGGCATGATCGCCCGCATCGCGAGCACGATCGCCGCCGACGGCGTGAACATCGCTTCTCTCACCTGCACGCGCGAGACGCGCGGGGGGCAGGCCCTCGTCGCCATCGAACTTGACGCGCTCCTCAGCAGAGAGGCCCTCGCCTTTTTCAACCACTGGCCCGACACGAACTGGGTACGCCTGCTGCCCAAATTGATGGACGGCTAA
- the sdaAA gene encoding L-serine ammonia-lyase, iron-sulfur-dependent, subunit alpha has translation MTLEELMNAPAPASAWVLAQDCAQTGLDPQDVRHEMRRRIGEMRASIERGLASNAPSITGMVGWNAKGLWEAPDVLEAPLLKRVQAYAMAVNEENARMGRIVAAPTAGSAGTIPGALIGVADHLGLPDERLIDPMILAAGVGKAISRRMFISGAAGGCQAEIGSSAAMAAAAVTELLGGTPRAAVHAASLALMNTIGLVCDPVGGYVEVPCVSRNAFYAVHAVSAAQLALAGLESFIPPDEVLGAMASVGRMMPAALRETAEGGLAQTPTGLAVTARMEGREEGELPGGMVALPLA, from the coding sequence ATGACCCTCGAAGAACTGATGAATGCCCCTGCTCCAGCCTCCGCCTGGGTGCTCGCGCAGGACTGTGCCCAGACGGGCCTAGACCCCCAGGACGTCCGCCACGAGATGCGCCGGCGCATCGGGGAGATGCGCGCTTCCATCGAGCGCGGCCTGGCCTCGAACGCCCCCAGCATCACCGGCATGGTGGGTTGGAACGCCAAGGGCCTGTGGGAGGCACCCGACGTGCTGGAAGCGCCCCTTCTGAAGCGCGTCCAGGCCTACGCGATGGCCGTGAACGAGGAAAACGCCCGCATGGGCCGCATTGTCGCCGCACCGACCGCGGGAAGCGCGGGCACCATCCCCGGCGCGCTGATCGGGGTGGCGGATCACCTGGGGTTACCGGACGAGCGGCTCATCGACCCGATGATCCTTGCTGCGGGTGTGGGCAAGGCGATCAGCCGTCGCATGTTCATCTCCGGCGCGGCGGGGGGCTGCCAGGCCGAGATCGGCTCCAGTGCCGCCATGGCCGCCGCCGCCGTCACGGAGCTGCTGGGTGGTACGCCGCGCGCCGCCGTTCACGCTGCGTCCCTCGCCCTGATGAACACCATCGGCCTGGTGTGCGACCCGGTCGGCGGTTACGTGGAGGTGCCCTGCGTGAGCCGCAACGCCTTTTATGCCGTCCATGCGGTGAGCGCCGCGCAACTCGCCCTCGCGGGACTCGAATCCTTTATTCCCCCTGACGAGGTGCTGGGCGCGATGGCGTCCGTGGGCCGGATGATGCCCGCTGCCCTGCGCGAGACGGCCGAGGGGGGTCTGGCCCAGACCCCCACCGGGCTGGCGGTCACGGCCCGGATGGAAGGCCGCGAGGAAGGCGAGCTGCCCGGCGGAATGGTGGCGTTGCCGCTGGCCTGA
- a CDS encoding alpha/beta hydrolase has translation MPLRSWPVRAALSFLGLLALSVSLGACSAGDAQQALNSAISTRGLTVAADQRYGPAERNLLDVYAPAQARNAPVVLFVHGGSWQGGDKAGHRFVGESLARAGYVTGVMNYRLAPQHRYPTYIQDTAAALRWLRDHARRFGGNPNNLFVVGHSAGAFNAVEAVDNARWLREAGVPITAVRGVIGIAGPYSYDFRQYPSRVAFPENATPDEVMPDRHVRPDAPPHLLLVAANDTTVHPQNALNLEAALQRAGVPVTRTVLPRVNHITIVAALARPLTFLGGTRQAVIDFIEKNR, from the coding sequence ATGCCCTTGCGCTCCTGGCCTGTTCGCGCCGCTCTTTCCTTCCTGGGTCTCCTCGCCCTCAGCGTCTCCCTGGGCGCCTGTTCGGCAGGAGACGCACAACAGGCCCTGAATAGCGCCATCAGCACACGCGGTCTGACGGTAGCTGCGGACCAGCGCTACGGGCCCGCCGAGCGCAATCTGCTCGACGTGTATGCCCCCGCACAGGCCCGAAATGCGCCGGTCGTGCTCTTTGTGCACGGCGGTTCCTGGCAGGGCGGCGACAAGGCCGGACACCGGTTTGTCGGGGAGAGCCTGGCGCGCGCCGGGTACGTGACGGGCGTGATGAATTACCGCCTGGCGCCGCAACACCGCTATCCAACCTACATCCAGGACACCGCCGCTGCCCTGCGGTGGCTGCGGGACCACGCGCGCAGGTTCGGCGGCAACCCGAACAACCTGTTTGTGGTCGGGCATTCGGCGGGGGCCTTTAATGCCGTGGAGGCCGTGGACAATGCCCGCTGGCTGCGGGAGGCGGGGGTGCCCATCACGGCGGTGCGCGGCGTGATCGGCATCGCCGGGCCGTACAGCTATGATTTCCGGCAGTACCCCAGCCGCGTGGCCTTTCCCGAAAACGCCACCCCAGACGAGGTGATGCCTGATCGTCACGTGCGCCCGGACGCACCGCCCCACCTGCTCCTTGTCGCCGCAAACGACACCACCGTTCACCCACAAAACGCCCTCAACCTGGAAGCCGCGCTCCAAAGGGCCGGGGTGCCGGTCACGCGCACGGTGCTTCCACGCGTCAACCACATCACGATTGTCGCCGCCCTCGCCCGGCCCCTCACGTTCCTGGGGGGAACGCGGCAGGCGGTGATCGACTTCATCGAGAAAAACCGCTGA
- a CDS encoding HAD family phosphatase, giving the protein MSKLPFAAVLFDLDGVLVDSELLGNAVWLDLLAEHGLTLDRDTLMRRAVGGTHQALFDWLHAEHRWVPPEGFLPELDARLARAFTATPAIEGAADTLRALRAAGLPVAVASNSLRARLRLKMAAAGLADLVGEHVYDPAHVGGRGKPAPDLYAFAAAQLGVSPTRALVVEDSVTGLTAGVAAGATVWGLLAGGHIHPDSAQALRQAGAEHVLFSHAELRAALGLSVPV; this is encoded by the coding sequence GTGAGCAAGCTGCCCTTTGCCGCCGTCCTCTTCGACCTTGACGGCGTGCTGGTAGACAGCGAGCTGCTGGGCAACGCCGTCTGGCTGGACCTGCTGGCCGAGCACGGCCTCACGCTGGACCGGGACACCCTGATGAGGCGAGCGGTGGGGGGAACCCACCAAGCTCTGTTCGACTGGCTGCACGCCGAGCACCGCTGGGTGCCGCCCGAGGGGTTCCTGCCCGAGCTGGACGCCCGACTGGCCCGAGCCTTTACGGCCACGCCCGCCATCGAGGGAGCGGCAGATACCCTGCGGGCCCTGCGGGCGGCGGGGCTTCCTGTTGCAGTGGCGAGTAACAGCCTGCGCGCTCGGCTGCGGCTCAAGATGGCGGCGGCTGGGCTTGCCGACCTCGTGGGCGAGCATGTCTACGACCCCGCCCATGTCGGTGGGCGCGGCAAGCCTGCTCCGGACCTGTACGCCTTTGCCGCCGCACAACTGGGCGTCTCTCCCACGCGCGCGCTCGTGGTCGAGGACAGCGTGACCGGCCTCACGGCGGGCGTGGCGGCCGGGGCGACGGTTTGGGGCCTGCTGGCGGGCGGGCACATTCATCCGGACAGCGCCCAGGCATTGCGCCAGGCGGGGGCGGAACACGTTCTGTTCTCACACGCCGAACTGCGGGCGGCGCTGGGCCTCAGCGTTCCGGTTTGA
- a CDS encoding lycopene cyclase family protein, which translates to MAAALPPTDALVVGGGPAGVSLAAELAARGLSVRLVAPHPPRPFPPTYGAWLDELPDWARATLADVWTDVRAYTSDRPTPLLRAYALFDNIRLLNTLLARGGGGLTWTVGRVRGAVRGGEGWEVCGACGETWRAHVLLDAGGHAGSLTRPRHPGGAALQTAFGIVGYFDRPPAAPGGMVWMDHRPPCPGVRGPPTFLYAMHLGDDRYLVEETSLIARPALSRRALQERLHARLSAQGTPPHDIEREEWVAFPMNAAAPQPGAVLAFGSAAGLVHPVSGFQVAGALHDAPRVAEAVAVALARRGPVAATQAGWAALWPPERRAAREVALLGVQALLTLPGKQLPAFFDTFFHLPPAQWRAFLSPHTEAGTLARTMLRLFAHVPLAVRVALVRAAFAEPGASLRALHRAAQFPRTSGTDGE; encoded by the coding sequence ATGGCCGCCGCCCTCCCCCCCACAGATGCGCTGGTGGTGGGTGGCGGCCCAGCGGGTGTGAGCCTTGCGGCCGAACTCGCCGCCCGGGGGCTAAGCGTGCGGCTGGTCGCCCCGCACCCGCCGCGGCCCTTTCCACCGACCTACGGCGCGTGGCTCGACGAGCTGCCCGACTGGGCGCGCGCCACCCTCGCGGACGTGTGGACGGACGTGCGCGCCTACACTTCGGACCGGCCCACGCCGCTCCTGCGCGCCTACGCCCTCTTCGACAACATCCGCCTGCTGAACACGCTGCTCGCCCGCGGCGGGGGCGGCCTGACCTGGACTGTGGGGCGGGTGCGGGGTGCCGTGCGAGGAGGGGAGGGCTGGGAGGTGTGTGGCGCGTGCGGCGAGACTTGGCGAGCCCACGTCCTGCTGGATGCCGGGGGCCACGCGGGGAGCCTGACCCGGCCCCGGCACCCAGGGGGCGCCGCGCTCCAGACAGCCTTCGGGATCGTCGGGTACTTTGACCGGCCTCCGGCCGCTCCGGGCGGGATGGTGTGGATGGACCACCGCCCACCTTGTCCGGGAGTCCGGGGGCCGCCCACCTTTCTGTACGCCATGCACCTGGGTGACGACCGTTATCTGGTCGAGGAAACCAGTCTGATCGCCCGCCCTGCCCTTTCCCGCCGCGCCTTGCAGGAGCGGCTGCATGCCCGCCTCAGCGCTCAGGGCACGCCGCCCCACGACATTGAGCGGGAGGAATGGGTCGCCTTTCCGATGAACGCTGCCGCGCCCCAGCCGGGCGCTGTGCTCGCCTTTGGCTCGGCGGCGGGCCTGGTTCACCCCGTCAGCGGCTTTCAGGTGGCGGGGGCACTTCACGACGCGCCGCGGGTGGCCGAGGCGGTTGCCGTTGCCCTCGCTCGTCGCGGGCCGGTGGCGGCCACGCAGGCCGGGTGGGCGGCCCTGTGGCCTCCCGAGCGCCGGGCCGCCCGTGAAGTCGCCCTGCTGGGGGTACAAGCCCTGCTCACGCTTCCGGGAAAGCAGCTCCCCGCCTTTTTCGACACGTTTTTTCACCTGCCGCCTGCCCAGTGGCGCGCCTTTTTATCTCCCCATACAGAGGCGGGGACCCTGGCACGAACCATGCTGCGGCTTTTTGCCCACGTGCCTCTCGCCGTGCGGGTCGCCCTTGTCCGCGCGGCCTTTGCGGAGCCGGGCGCCAGCCTGCGCGCGCTGCACAGGGCGGCCCAGTTCCCCCGCACCTCGGGGACGGACGGCGAGTAA
- a CDS encoding MFS transporter: MTAMPRAVPLDDAIDRLGLGRFQWRLLAICGLTWAADAMEVLLMGFALPGISAAFGLERGSSAATLLLTATFAGMLVGAVFWGWLADRIGRRAVFLTTVTLGVVFGLAGAFAPSVAWLVAARFLTGFAIGGTLPVDYAMMAEFVPTAWRGRFLVYLESFWALGTVAVAALAWWLSTLFEPAEAWRWLLALAALPGVVGLLARLGIPDSPRSLLVRGREPEARRALGRVARANGTALPDAPLLVPPPAPRVTPAALFTGPLRRRTVLLALVWFGLSLGYYGIFSWLPSFLRAQGLELGAVYRTTLLLALAQIPGYALAAYLVEQVGRRATLVGYLAASALGAYLFLLAGTPSAVLLTSALLSFALLGAWGALYAYTPELFPTPLRTTGMGVASGMARLASVLSPSVGALLLTGRLGAALTLFAACFAVSAACAWAIGVETRGQKLTETLMPENGA, from the coding sequence ATGACTGCGATGCCCCGCGCTGTTCCGCTTGACGATGCCATCGACCGCCTGGGCCTGGGCCGCTTTCAGTGGCGGCTGCTGGCGATCTGCGGCCTGACCTGGGCTGCCGATGCGATGGAAGTTCTTCTGATGGGTTTTGCCCTGCCGGGCATCAGCGCCGCCTTCGGGCTGGAACGCGGCTCGTCCGCCGCGACCCTGCTCCTGACGGCCACCTTTGCGGGAATGCTCGTGGGCGCGGTGTTTTGGGGCTGGCTGGCCGACCGGATCGGCCGGCGGGCGGTCTTTCTGACCACCGTCACGCTGGGCGTGGTGTTCGGCCTTGCCGGAGCCTTTGCGCCGAGTGTGGCTTGGCTGGTCGCTGCCCGGTTTCTGACGGGCTTCGCGATCGGCGGCACCCTCCCGGTGGACTACGCGATGATGGCCGAGTTTGTGCCCACCGCGTGGCGGGGGCGCTTTTTGGTGTACCTGGAGAGCTTCTGGGCGCTGGGAACGGTCGCGGTGGCCGCACTGGCCTGGTGGCTGAGCACCCTCTTTGAACCCGCCGAGGCGTGGCGCTGGCTGCTCGCCCTCGCCGCATTGCCGGGCGTGGTCGGCCTGCTGGCCCGGCTGGGCATTCCCGATTCGCCCCGCTCGCTGCTTGTGCGCGGGCGTGAGCCGGAAGCCCGGCGTGCCCTGGGCCGGGTGGCCCGCGCCAACGGCACGGCTCTGCCGGATGCGCCGCTTCTTGTGCCGCCGCCCGCGCCCCGCGTTACCCCCGCTGCGCTGTTCACGGGGCCGTTGCGCCGCCGCACCGTGCTGCTCGCCCTGGTGTGGTTCGGCCTCAGCCTGGGGTACTACGGCATCTTCTCGTGGCTGCCCTCCTTCCTGCGGGCGCAGGGCCTCGAGCTGGGCGCGGTATACCGGACCACGCTGCTGCTCGCGCTGGCGCAGATTCCGGGCTACGCTCTGGCTGCGTACCTGGTCGAGCAGGTGGGCCGCCGCGCCACCCTGGTGGGTTACCTGGCCGCCAGCGCGTTGGGGGCCTACCTTTTCCTGCTCGCCGGGACGCCCTCGGCCGTTCTGCTGACGTCCGCCCTGCTGTCCTTTGCGCTGCTGGGGGCATGGGGAGCGCTGTACGCCTACACGCCGGAACTCTTTCCCACGCCGCTGCGCACGACCGGAATGGGCGTTGCGAGCGGCATGGCCCGGCTCGCCAGCGTTCTGTCCCCCAGCGTGGGGGCGCTGCTGCTGACTGGGCGACTGGGCGCGGC
- the recO gene encoding DNA repair protein RecO: MRSRSANRSGIVIRRHVTPAGDIIVTLLTPQGKVKAVARGGVRGPLSSRLNLFHHVGVQMYQTPQADLATVQQAVLEGALPRLAEPERYAFAHLLAELAGTLFQEGEFAEQAFDLFAGALRGVSHHPDPEWVALVMSYKLLGLAGFVPQTDRCARCGAPDPAHPDPLGGQLLCGGCASLPAYPPGSLEFLRRVVRRSVRASMDAPVPTQERPALWRALERFVTVQVGNVQSWRQLVPVGTREVC; this comes from the coding sequence GTGAGATCGCGCAGCGCCAACCGCAGCGGCATCGTGATCCGGCGGCATGTCACGCCTGCTGGAGACATCATCGTGACCCTGCTCACCCCCCAGGGGAAGGTCAAGGCGGTGGCGCGGGGCGGTGTGCGGGGGCCACTCAGCAGCCGTCTGAACCTCTTTCACCATGTGGGCGTGCAGATGTACCAGACGCCGCAAGCGGACCTGGCGACGGTGCAGCAGGCGGTGCTGGAGGGCGCGCTGCCCCGCCTCGCCGAGCCGGAGCGCTACGCCTTCGCGCACCTGCTGGCGGAGCTTGCCGGGACGCTCTTTCAGGAGGGTGAATTTGCCGAGCAGGCCTTTGACCTGTTTGCGGGTGCGCTGCGCGGCGTCTCTCACCACCCTGACCCCGAGTGGGTGGCGCTGGTGATGAGCTACAAGCTCCTGGGTCTAGCGGGCTTCGTGCCGCAGACCGACCGCTGCGCCCGCTGCGGTGCTCCTGACCCGGCGCACCCCGACCCGCTGGGGGGGCAGCTGCTGTGCGGCGGGTGCGCCAGCCTGCCCGCCTACCCGCCGGGGAGCCTGGAGTTTTTGCGCCGCGTCGTGCGCCGCAGCGTACGCGCGAGCATGGACGCGCCCGTCCCGACCCAGGAACGGCCCGCGCTGTGGCGAGCGCTGGAGCGCTTCGTGACCGTGCAGGTGGGGAACGTGCAGAGCTGGCGGCAGCTCGTGCCGGTGGGAACCCGTGAGGTGTGTTAG
- the nadE gene encoding ammonia-dependent NAD(+) synthetase, producing the protein MLRDEIRRTLHVQPEIDPAGEVERRVTFLAEYLRSTPARGFVLGISGGQDSTLAGRLCQLAAERVRAGGGDATFFAVRLPYGVQADEADARAALAFIRPDRTLTVNIKAAVDACAQEVAQALGRALHNSAAAGPHDPLRDYVRGNIKARERMAAQYAIAGQENLLVVGTDHAAEALTGFFTKYGDGGVDLTPLTGLTKRQGAQLLAHLGAPEATWRKVPTADLEDDRPGLPDEVALGVTYAQIDAYLEGREVSPDVAAKLESLYRNTRHKRALPVTPFDDWWRG; encoded by the coding sequence ATGCTCCGAGACGAGATTCGCCGCACCCTCCACGTGCAACCGGAGATCGACCCTGCCGGGGAAGTTGAGCGCCGCGTGACCTTTTTGGCAGAGTACCTGCGCAGTACCCCCGCTCGGGGCTTTGTCCTGGGCATCAGCGGCGGCCAGGACAGCACGCTGGCAGGCCGGCTTTGCCAGCTTGCCGCCGAGCGCGTGCGGGCCGGAGGCGGCGACGCCACCTTCTTCGCGGTTCGCCTTCCCTACGGCGTTCAGGCAGACGAGGCAGACGCGCGGGCGGCGCTGGCCTTTATTCGCCCCGACCGGACCCTCACGGTCAATATCAAAGCCGCCGTGGACGCGTGCGCCCAGGAGGTCGCGCAGGCTCTGGGGAGAGCGCTGCACAACTCGGCGGCCGCAGGCCCCCACGATCCTCTGCGGGACTATGTGCGCGGCAACATCAAGGCCCGCGAACGCATGGCCGCTCAGTACGCCATCGCCGGACAGGAAAACCTGCTGGTGGTGGGCACGGACCACGCCGCAGAGGCCCTCACCGGCTTTTTCACCAAGTACGGGGACGGCGGCGTCGACCTCACCCCCCTGACCGGCCTGACGAAAAGGCAGGGCGCGCAACTCCTCGCCCACCTGGGCGCCCCCGAAGCGACCTGGCGCAAGGTGCCCACCGCCGACCTGGAAGACGACCGCCCCGGCCTCCCGGATGAGGTGGCGCTGGGCGTGACCTACGCGCAGATCGACGCCTACCTCGAGGGCCGCGAGGTCTCCCCGGACGTCGCCGCCAAACTCGAAAGCCTGTACCGCAACACCCGGCACAAACGCGCGCTGCCGGTCACGCCGTTCGACGACTGGTGGCGGGGCTGA